The nucleotide window AGTCATCGCGACGGCGGGTTGGCCGAAGGATTTGATTCGTTGTACCAGGGGGCTGATTTGGTTGGCGCCGTCCAGAAGACTGAATTGTGTGTGGAGATGGAGGTGCACGAACGACATGCGCGGATTCTATGAGGGGGAACCATCGATGTCAAACCCGATCTAGGATGCTCCGAAGAGCCGCTCCGACTAATTGCTGACTCGAAGCCGGATGGATTTGGTGAAGGTCTGATTTGTCGGCAGGGTGGAATCCTGCACCGTGAAATCGTAGACCACGTTGCTGGTGAAGAACGGGGTTCCTGAGATGTTTCCGGTGGCCGCATTTAGGACCAGTCCGGCCGGAAGCGGTGGTGATACCGTCCAGGTGAACGGAGCCGTCCCACCCGAGCGCTGCAGCGTCTCATTATAGAATCGCCGAACCCGGGCATTATCCAGTGAATTGGTCGTGATGGTCAGTGCGACGCTGACCGTCAGGGAAAACTGCTGTGTATCGGATTGTGACAAGGCGTCGGTCACTCTGACCGTGAAGGTTGATGTGCCGCCGTCGGTCGGCGTGCCAGAGATGATCCCGGCGGGGTCGAGCGCCAGATTTGCCGGCAGCGAGCCGACTGTACGGCTCCAGACGAGCGTGCCGGTCCCACCCGCGGCAGCCAAGGTGTGACTATAGGGCGCCCCCACTGTCGCTCCCGGCAGGGGCGAGGTGGTGGTGATGTTCGGCGGCGTCGACGGGTTGATCAGGATCGAAAAGGATTGCGTGTCGGCTTGTCCCGTCGTGTCCACGACACGAACGGTGAAGGTCGACGTGCCGACGGCGGTTGGTGTGCCGGAGACGAGGCCTGTCTGGAGATTGAAATCCAGATTTTGCGGGAGCGAACCTGACGTGATACTCCAGAAGAGGGGCGGAGTTCCGCCGACGGCCTGGATCGCCTTGCTGTAGGGTTGACCGACGTGACCGGCAGGGAGAGAGGTCGTGGTGATGGCCAGTACAGCCGGCGCGGCGTTGATCGTCAGCGACAGAGAGATTTGTGTCGACTGCACCGGGTTTGAGGCGTCTTGCAAGGCGAAGGTGTGAGTCGTTGTCCCGACGACTTCCGGTGTGCCGCTGATCGCACCGGTCGATGGATCGAGGACAAGGCTACGGGGAAGGGGTGGATTCACGGACCATTGATAGGGAGTGATCCCGCCCGCCCCGCCGATGGTGGTCGCATAGGGTTGATTCACGAGCCCGTCGGGCAGCGAAAGCGAGACGATCGCCAGCGCACCCGGACCTGGTGCGGGATCAGGAGCTTTCGAGACGTCGTTGCAACCGATGGGTCCTGCCAGGCAAATGACCGACAGCAATGGAGCCCACAAGCCCCTTCCGGTTCGGCTGACGCGTGATGCTTGCGTCTGATTATTCAGATCATTCACCTGTACGCTTGATCCAAGCAAATATGAATGCGTTGCCTGTCGCAACAATTCTGTGGCGGCAGATATGAAGCCATACGTTCCGGAACTGCATCTTACGGGATGGGCTGTGAGGAGGTCTCCCCTACAAAGGTATAGGAAAGAGGAGAGTGAACCGGTGTCGCGAGTTCTAACGAGGCGGAGCTATCGACTGGTCAGCGAAGGGGCGATCGTCAAGCCCAGCGTCGCGGTGGCTGACTTGTTGAATGGTGAACTGGAATCGCGGACGGTGAAGGTGACGCTCGTCGTCCCGCTGGTCAATGGCGTACCGAGGATGGCATGCGAGGCTGGGTCGAAGGTCAGACCGAACGGCATGGCGACCGGCTGCCAGATCAAAGGGGGTAATCCTCCCGCTGCGGCTAACGTGGTGACCGGGTATGGCACGTTCACACGCCCGTCGGGAAGCGACGTGCTGGTAATCATGAGGGGTGGTTCGATCGTGATGGACAGAGACTTCTGCACGGTGTCCGCCGGCTTGGAAGAATCTTGGAGCGTGAACGTGTGGGTGGTCGTCGCGGCCGTGGTGGGAGTTCCGCTGATCGATCCGCTTGTCTGGTTGAATGTGAGATTGGGGGGAAGAGCCGGAGATACGGACCACGTATAGGGCGTGATTCCTCCCGCTCCTCCCAACGTGGTCACGTAAGGCTCACTCGCGACTCCATCGGGAAGAAACGTCGTGACGATGGCGAGTTCTCCCGGTCCCGGATCGGGTGGGGGAGCTTTGGATACGTCGTTGCATGCGAGAAGGCCGCACAGGGCTGCGGCGGCCATGAGCGCGGTACCCAACCCAGACG belongs to Nitrospira sp. and includes:
- a CDS encoding Ig domain-containing protein → MWAPLLSVICLAGPIGCNDVSKAPDPAPGPGALAIVSLSLPDGLVNQPYATTIGGAGGITPYQWSVNPPLPRSLVLDPSTGAISGTPEVVGTTTHTFALQDASNPVQSTQISLSLTINAAPAVLAITTTSLPAGHVGQPYSKAIQAVGGTPPLFWSITSGSLPQNLDFNLQTGLVSGTPTAVGTSTFTVRVVDTTGQADTQSFSILINPSTPPNITTTSPLPGATVGAPYSHTLAAAGGTGTLVWSRTVGSLPANLALDPAGIISGTPTDGGTSTFTVRVTDALSQSDTQQFSLTVSVALTITTNSLDNARVRRFYNETLQRSGGTAPFTWTVSPPLPAGLVLNAATGNISGTPFFTSNVVYDFTVQDSTLPTNQTFTKSIRLRVSN
- a CDS encoding putative Ig domain-containing protein, with product MHDRTFMTSGLGTALMAAAALCGLLACNDVSKAPPPDPGPGELAIVTTFLPDGVASEPYVTTLGGAGGITPYTWSVSPALPPNLTFNQTSGSISGTPTTAATTTHTFTLQDSSKPADTVQKSLSITIEPPLMITSTSLPDGRVNVPYPVTTLAAAGGLPPLIWQPVAMPFGLTFDPASHAILGTPLTSGTTSVTFTVRDSSSPFNKSATATLGLTIAPSLTSR